From a region of the Theobroma cacao cultivar B97-61/B2 chromosome 8, Criollo_cocoa_genome_V2, whole genome shotgun sequence genome:
- the LOC18591156 gene encoding uncharacterized protein LOC18591156, producing MATALWLLIFRLDQCLSKCLQQNIQSPTSLHSTRKQNKRKGKQRADPTNKAMNPLCNSLKSLHLDPAPLLSKPGLHFSHSLSPAFPTPFNTKSPSRQCHLTIKFIASNANAVEIDMVRNKQGVYAPKQKKVVILWDLDNKPPRGPPYEAAVALKKVAEKFGEIVDMSAYANRHAFIHLPQWVLQERRERKNLDILERKGIVTLSDPYICGVCGRKCKTNLDLRKHFKQLHERERQKKLNRMKSLKGKKRQRFKERYISGNHKYNEAARSLVTPKVGYGLASELRRAGVCVKTVEDKPQAADWALKRQMQHSMSRGIDWLFLVSDDKDFTEMLRRAREENLGTVVVGDRDRGLGRHADLWVSWIGVENGEVTEKDLVPKRWRREDDGSFSVSEFDSRSLGELDGVVNELVVGRNEFGGLRISVFSEGEEGDEDEWEIEKADDEDYLLEDSEDEVIFEEDGYFL from the coding sequence ATGGCCACAGCTCTCTGGTTGTTGATATTTAGATTAGACCAATGCCTATCCAAATGCCTTCAGCAAAACATTCAGTCCCCGACTTCACTTCACTCCACtcgaaaacaaaacaagagaAAGGGGAAACAAAGAGCAGATCCTACGAATAAAGCAATGAATCCTCTCTGCAATTCCTTAAAATCCCTTCACCTAGACCCAGCCCCTCTCCTCAGCAAACCAGGCCTCCACTTTTCCCACTCTCTCTCACCCGCTTTCCCCACACCCTTCAATACCAAATCCCCCTCGCGCCAATGCCACCTCACCATCAAGTTCATCGCCTCCAACGCCAACGCCGTGGAAATCGACATGGTGAGAAACAAGCAAGGCGTTTATGCTCCCAAGCAGAAAAAAGTTGTTATCTTGTGGGACCTCGACAACAAGCCACCGCGCGGACCGCCGTACGAAGCCGCGGTGGCCTTAAAAAAGGTGGCTGAAAAATTCGGAGAAATCGTTGACATGTCAGCATACGCTAACCGTCACGCGTTTATCCATTTGCCTCAGTGGGTCCTACAAGAACGCCGCGAGAGGAAAAACCTCGACATCCTCGAACGCAAAGGAATCGTGACTCTATCCGATCCTTACATCTGTGGAGTTTGCGGTCGGAAATGCAAGACAAATCTGGATTTGAGAAAACATTTCAAGCAGTTACATGAAAGGGAACGACAAAAGAAGTTAAACAGAATGAAATCGCTGAAAGGTAAGAAACGACAGCGGTTTAAGGAAAGGTATATAAGTGGGAATCACAAGTACAATGAAGCGGCAAGGAGTTTGGTAACGCCGAAGGTTGGGTATGGGTTGGCGAGTGAGTTAAGGAGAGCTGGGGTTTGTGTTAAGACAGTAGAGGATAAGCCACAAGCGGCGGATTGGGCATTGAAAAGACAAATGCAGCATTCTATGAGTAGAGGGATTGATTGGTTGTTTTTGGTTTCGGATGATAAGGATTTTACGGAGATGTTGAGGAGGGCAAGGGAGGAGAATTTGGGGACTGTGGTTGTAGGGGATCGGGACAGGGGTTTGGGGAGACATGCTGATTTGTGGGTGTCTTGGATAGGGGTGGAAAATGGGGAGGTTACGGAGAAGGATTTGGTGCCTAAGCGGTGGAGGAGGGAGGATGATGGGTCGTTTTCGGTTTCAGAATTTGATAGTCGGAGTTTGGGGGAATTGGATGGGGTGGTAAATGAGCTTGTGGTGGGGAGGAATGAGTTTGGTGGTTTGAGGATTTCGGTGTTTTCTGAAGGGGAGGAGGGTGATGAGGATGAGTGGGAGATTGAGAAAGCTGATGATGAAGATTATTTGTTGGAAGATAGTGAGGATGAGGTGATTTTTGAGGAAGATGGGTATTTTCTATGA
- the LOC18591157 gene encoding ethylene-responsive transcription factor RAP2-1 — MEGDCCSTSSSTSGEKRKQRKQQKEKPFRGIRMRKWGKWVAEIREPNKRSRIWLGSYTTPIAAARAYDTAVFYLRGPSARLNFPDLILQEDELRDISAASIRKKATEVGAKVDALQTSLHAASSSESNPSRGFQKPDLNKYPESSDED, encoded by the coding sequence ATGGAAGGCGATTGTTGTTCAACTTCAAGTTCAACAAGCGGAGAGAAGCGGAAGCAAAGGAAACAGCAAAAAGAGAAACCATTCAGAGGGATAAGGATGAGGAAGTGGGGCAAGTGGGTGGCTGAAATCAGAGAACCAAACAAGCGCTCTAGAATTTGGCTCGGCTCTTACACCACCCCTATAGCTGCTGCCCGTGCCTATGACACCGCCGTCTTCTACTTGCGCGGGCCTTCCGCTAGGCTCAACTTCCCTGACCTCATACTCCAAGAAGACGAGCTTAGGGACATCTCCGCCGCTTCCATACGCAAGAAAGCCACGGAGGTGGGAGCTAAAGTCGATGCTTTACAAACGTCGCTTCATGCTGCTTCATCGTCAGAATCAAACCCTAGTCGAGGTTTCCAGAAGCCTGATTTGAACAAGTACCCGGAAAGTTCTGATGAAGATTGA